A window from Malania oleifera isolate guangnan ecotype guangnan chromosome 7, ASM2987363v1, whole genome shotgun sequence encodes these proteins:
- the LOC131159323 gene encoding phytoene synthase 2, chloroplastic: MPIALLWVASPVTEISNFGSLELVQWGSWRSESKRLMLLNRSLMFNRRVKKGRKQKRNSSSLSSDLRSSCLCGSGLDNNGGKFPVLSSMVANPAGEMAISSEQKVYDVVLKQAALVKKQLRSRGDLDVKPDIALPGTLSLLGEAYDRCGEVCAEYAKTFYLGTLLMTPERRRAIWAIYVWCRRTDELVDGPNASHITPTALDRWEYRLEDLFQGRPFDMLDAALSDTVAKFPVDIQPFKDMIEGMRMDLKKSRYKNFDELYLYCYYVAGTVGLMSVPVMGIAPESQATTESVYNAALSLGIANQLTNILRDVGEDASRGRVYLPQDELAQAGLSDDDIFAGKVTEKWRNFMKNQIKRARMFFDEAEKGVTELSPASRWPVWASLLLYRQILDEIEANDYNNFTKRAYVSKAKKILALPIAYGKSIVGSSRTSPSLAKAP, translated from the exons ATGCCAATTGCTTTGCTATGGGTGGCGTCTCCCGTTACAGAGATCTCCAATTTTGGGTCTCTTGAGTTGGTCCAGTGGGGAAGCTGGCGTTCGGAATCGAAAAGGTTGATGTTGCTCAATAGGAGTTTGATGTTTAACCGTAGAGTGAAGAAGGGTAGGAAACAGAAAAGGAATTCATCTTCTCTCAGCTCAGATTTGAGGTCTTCCTGCTTGTGTGGATCAGGATTGGACAATAATGGAGGTAAATTCCCTGTTCTTTCGAGCATGGTAGCGAACCCTGCCGGAGAAATGGCCATCTCCTCGGAGCAGAAGGTTTACGATGTAGTATTGAAGCAGGCAGCCTTGGTTAAGAAGCAATTGAGATCCAGAGGCGATCTTGATGTGAAACCAGACATTGCACTTCCGGGGACTCTGAGCTTGCTGGGTGAAGCTTATGATCGGTGTGGGGAAGTGTGTGCAGAGTATGCAAAGACATTTTACTTGG GAACTCTGCTTATGACTCCAGAGAGAAGACGAGCTATCTGGGCAATATACG TGTGGTGTAGGAGGACAGATGAGCTTGTGGATGGACCCAATGCTTCACACATAACACCGACTGCTTTGGATAGGTGGGAATACAGATTGGAAGATCTTTTCCAAGGCCGTCCATTTGATATGCTTGACGCTGCTTTATCAGATACAGTTGCCAAGTTTCCTGTAGATATTCAG CCATTCAAAGATATGATTGAGGGAATGAGGATGGACCTAAAGAAGTCAAGATACAAAAATTTTGATGAGCTATATCTGTACTGTTATTATGTGGCTGGGACTGTTGGATTAATGAGTGTACCAGTAATGGGCATTGCGCCTGAATCACAGGCAACGACAGAGAGTGTCTATAATGCTGCATTGTCATTAGGGATTGCGAATCAGCTGACCAACATACTCCGGGATGTTGGAGAGGA TGCAAGCCGAGGTAGGGTCTATCTACCACAGGATGAGCTTGCGCAGGCTGGGCTTTCAGATGATGACATATTTGCTGGAAAAGTAACAGAAAAATGGAGGAATTTTATGAAGAACCAAATAAAAAGGGCAAGGATGTTCTTTGATGAGGCAGAGAAAGGCGTTACGGAGCTTAGCCCAGCTAGCAGATGGCCG GTCTGGGCATCACTATTATTGTATCGCCAGATATTGGATGAGATTGAAGCTAATGACTACAATAACTTTACAAAGCGGGCTTATGTAAGCAAAGCCAAAAAAATTCTTGCTTTGCCAATTGCATACGGAAAGTCCATTGTTGGGTCATCAAGAACATCCCCATCTCTTGCTAAGGCACCCTAA